In a single window of the Ancylobacter polymorphus genome:
- a CDS encoding efflux RND transporter periplasmic adaptor subunit — protein sequence MSDNRFGTDAAPTPIAHAVIAHDAPAPRPRRAKGWREAGLALTLALIATGGAVFVAWPSSTALATDPAPAEAAAPPAMPVEVAVLKTRETMKWDEFSGRLRAVEVVEVRPRVAGAVEKIHFREGALVKEGDLLVTIDPAPFQAALTRAEALREAAAARVELTRSELERGKQLVDNRTVSVRDLDQRTNAFREAEANLRAADAAVQSAKLDLGYTEVRAPVDGRVGRIEVTVGNLVAAGASSPVLTSLVSINPIYVSFDADENTVAEALASVGEHDVALTEIDQIPVEITTATTASRPVRGHLQLVDNQVDASTGTFRLRAVFDNADGRLVPGQFARVKMGRAKTQPALAVNERAIGTDQDKKFVFVVGDDNKAVWRKVTLGPPSDGLRVITDGLKEGERIVVNGLQRVRPGAVVAPEIVPMESASAAAATDPNTAVAAR from the coding sequence ATGAGTGACAACCGCTTCGGCACCGATGCCGCCCCGACACCGATCGCACACGCCGTCATCGCCCACGATGCACCCGCCCCGCGTCCGCGCCGTGCCAAGGGCTGGCGTGAGGCGGGGCTGGCGCTGACCCTCGCCCTCATCGCCACCGGCGGTGCCGTCTTCGTCGCCTGGCCGAGCTCGACCGCGCTCGCGACCGATCCCGCCCCGGCGGAAGCCGCCGCCCCGCCGGCCATGCCGGTGGAGGTCGCGGTGCTGAAGACGCGCGAGACCATGAAGTGGGACGAGTTCTCCGGCCGCCTGCGCGCGGTGGAGGTGGTGGAGGTGCGCCCGCGCGTCGCCGGGGCGGTGGAGAAGATCCATTTCCGCGAAGGCGCGCTGGTGAAGGAAGGCGACCTGCTGGTGACCATCGACCCCGCGCCGTTCCAGGCCGCGCTGACCCGCGCGGAAGCGTTGCGCGAGGCGGCCGCCGCCCGTGTCGAGCTCACCCGCAGCGAGCTGGAACGCGGCAAGCAGCTGGTCGACAACCGCACCGTCTCGGTGCGTGATCTCGACCAGCGCACCAATGCCTTCCGCGAGGCGGAAGCGAATCTGCGCGCGGCCGATGCCGCCGTGCAGAGCGCCAAGCTCGATCTGGGCTATACCGAGGTGCGCGCGCCGGTCGATGGCCGCGTCGGGCGGATCGAGGTGACGGTCGGCAATCTCGTCGCCGCCGGCGCCTCCTCGCCGGTGCTCACCAGCCTCGTCTCCATCAACCCGATCTATGTCAGCTTCGATGCCGACGAGAACACGGTCGCCGAGGCGCTGGCCTCGGTCGGCGAGCATGATGTCGCGCTGACCGAGATCGACCAGATCCCGGTCGAGATCACCACCGCCACCACCGCCAGCCGACCGGTACGCGGCCATCTCCAGCTCGTCGACAACCAGGTCGATGCCTCGACCGGCACGTTCCGCCTGCGCGCCGTGTTCGACAATGCCGATGGCCGGCTCGTGCCGGGCCAGTTCGCGCGGGTAAAGATGGGCCGCGCCAAGACCCAGCCGGCGCTGGCGGTGAATGAACGCGCCATCGGCACCGACCAGGACAAGAAGTTCGTCTTCGTGGTCGGCGACGACAACAAGGCCGTCTGGCGCAAGGTGACGCTCGGCCCGCCCTCGGACGGGCTGCGCGTCATCACCGACGGGCTGAAGGAGGGCGAGCGTATCGTCGTCAACGGCCTGCAGCGCGTGCGCCCCGGCGCGGTGGTCGCGCCGGAGATCGTGCCCATGGAATCCGCTTCCGCCGCCGCCGCGACGGACCCGAACACCGCCGTCGCCGCGCGCTGA
- a CDS encoding efflux RND transporter permease subunit, whose product MNLSKFFIDRPIFAGVLSVLIFLAGLLALRVMPISEYPEVVPPQVIVRATYPGASPKVIAATVATPIEEAINGVEDMLYMSSQATTDGVMTLTVTFKLGTDPDKATQLVQNRVGQAEPRLPEEVRALGITTAKSSPTFLMVVHLISPNDRYDITYLRNYAVLNVKDRLARIGGVGQIDIFGGGDYSMRVWLDPQKIAEHGLSAGDVVNEIRAQNVQAAAGIVGASPALEGVDLQLTINAQGRLETEEEFGDIVVKTGANGQVVRLRDVARLELGAADYALRSLLDNKQAVGLGVFQAPGSNALEIAENVRATMAEVKKTMPEGVDFDIVYDTTRFVDASIDAVVHTLFEAVALVVIVVVVFLQTWRASIIPLLAVPVSIVGTFAVMYLFGFSINALSLFGLVLAIGIVVDDAIVVVENVERNIENGLTPRAAAYQAMSEVSGPIIAIALVLVAVFVPLAFITGLSGQFYRQFALTIAISTVISAINSLTLSPALAALLLRGHDTPPDALQRVINFLFGWFFRGFNWVFARGSRGYGGGVRGTLKVKSLVMVFYAVMLGATWWLFQAVPPGFVPAQDKQYLVGFAQLPDGATLDRTEEVIRQMTEITLAQPGVSSAVAFPGLSIAGFSNSSNAGIVFSVLDPFEERTSPELSAGAIAGALNQKYGVIKGAFIAMFPPPPVQGLGVVGGFKMQIEDRAGRGYEALNEVTNAFMAKAMAAPELTGQFTTYQINVPQIFTNVDRTKARQLGVPIQSVFETLQVYLGSLYVNDFNKFGRTYSVRAQADAPFRARPEDIGKLKVRSLSGEMIPLSALLTVETTAGPERAQRYNGFLTADFNASPAPGYSSGQAQEAAMRIAAEVLPPGFDYEWTDLTYQEILAGDSSLIVFPLALLLVFLVLAAQYESLTLPIAIILIVPMGLLAALYGVWLGGGDNNIFTQIGLVVLVGLSAKNAILIVEFARELEFMGRNPVEAAIEASRLRLRPILMTSFAFIMGVLPLVLSTGAGAEMRHAMGIAVFAGMIGVTFFGLFLTPVFYVLLRRLAGNRPLRQHGEAHIAPLAAE is encoded by the coding sequence ATGAATCTGTCCAAATTCTTCATCGACCGGCCGATTTTCGCCGGCGTCCTCTCCGTCCTGATCTTCCTCGCGGGGCTGCTGGCCCTGCGGGTGATGCCGATTTCGGAATATCCGGAAGTCGTGCCGCCGCAGGTCATCGTCCGCGCCACCTATCCCGGTGCCAGCCCGAAGGTCATCGCCGCCACCGTGGCAACGCCAATCGAGGAAGCCATCAACGGCGTCGAGGACATGCTCTACATGTCCTCGCAGGCGACGACGGACGGCGTGATGACGCTCACCGTCACCTTCAAGCTCGGCACCGACCCGGACAAGGCAACGCAGCTGGTGCAGAACCGCGTCGGCCAGGCCGAGCCGCGCCTGCCGGAAGAGGTGCGCGCGCTCGGCATCACCACCGCCAAGAGTTCGCCGACCTTCCTCATGGTCGTGCACCTCATCTCGCCCAATGACCGCTACGACATCACCTATCTGCGCAATTACGCGGTGCTGAACGTGAAGGACCGGCTGGCCCGTATCGGCGGCGTCGGCCAGATCGACATCTTCGGCGGCGGCGACTACTCCATGCGCGTCTGGCTCGACCCGCAGAAGATCGCCGAGCACGGCCTCTCCGCCGGCGATGTGGTCAACGAGATCCGCGCCCAGAACGTGCAGGCCGCCGCCGGTATCGTCGGCGCCTCGCCGGCGCTGGAAGGCGTCGACCTGCAGCTCACCATCAACGCCCAGGGCCGTCTGGAGACCGAGGAAGAGTTTGGCGACATCGTCGTGAAGACCGGCGCCAACGGGCAGGTGGTACGGCTGCGTGACGTCGCCCGGCTCGAACTCGGCGCCGCCGATTATGCGCTGCGCTCGCTGCTCGACAACAAGCAGGCGGTCGGCCTCGGCGTGTTCCAGGCGCCGGGATCCAACGCGCTGGAAATCGCCGAAAATGTCCGCGCCACCATGGCGGAAGTGAAGAAGACGATGCCGGAAGGCGTCGACTTCGACATCGTCTACGACACCACCCGCTTCGTCGACGCCTCCATCGACGCCGTGGTGCACACGCTGTTCGAAGCGGTGGCGCTGGTCGTCATCGTCGTCGTGGTGTTCCTGCAGACCTGGCGCGCCTCGATCATCCCGCTGCTCGCCGTGCCGGTCTCGATCGTCGGCACCTTCGCGGTGATGTATCTGTTCGGCTTCTCCATCAACGCGCTGAGCCTGTTCGGGCTGGTGCTGGCCATCGGCATCGTCGTCGACGACGCCATCGTCGTGGTGGAGAATGTCGAGCGCAACATCGAGAACGGGCTGACGCCGCGTGCCGCCGCCTATCAGGCGATGAGCGAGGTGTCCGGCCCCATCATCGCCATCGCGCTAGTGCTGGTGGCGGTGTTCGTGCCACTCGCCTTCATCACCGGCCTGTCGGGCCAGTTCTACCGCCAGTTCGCGCTCACCATCGCCATTTCGACGGTGATCTCGGCGATCAACTCGCTCACTTTGTCGCCGGCGCTGGCGGCGCTGCTGCTGCGCGGCCACGACACCCCGCCGGACGCGCTCCAGCGCGTCATCAACTTCCTGTTCGGCTGGTTCTTCCGCGGCTTCAACTGGGTGTTCGCGCGCGGCTCGCGCGGCTATGGCGGCGGCGTGCGCGGCACGCTGAAGGTGAAAAGCCTCGTCATGGTGTTCTACGCCGTGATGCTGGGCGCCACCTGGTGGCTGTTCCAGGCGGTGCCTCCGGGCTTCGTGCCGGCGCAGGACAAGCAGTATCTCGTCGGCTTCGCCCAGCTGCCCGACGGCGCCACGCTCGACCGCACGGAAGAGGTGATCCGGCAGATGACCGAGATCACGCTGGCCCAGCCCGGCGTGTCCAGCGCGGTCGCCTTCCCCGGCCTGTCCATCGCCGGCTTCTCCAACTCGTCGAACGCCGGCATCGTGTTCTCGGTGCTCGACCCGTTCGAGGAGCGCACGAGCCCGGAACTCTCCGCCGGCGCCATCGCCGGGGCGCTGAACCAGAAATACGGGGTGATCAAGGGCGCCTTCATCGCCATGTTCCCGCCCCCGCCGGTGCAGGGCCTCGGCGTGGTCGGCGGCTTCAAGATGCAGATCGAAGACCGCGCCGGCCGCGGCTACGAGGCGCTGAACGAGGTCACCAACGCCTTCATGGCCAAGGCCATGGCGGCGCCGGAACTCACCGGGCAGTTCACCACCTACCAGATCAACGTGCCGCAGATCTTCACCAATGTGGACCGCACCAAGGCCCGCCAGCTCGGCGTGCCGATCCAATCGGTGTTCGAGACGCTGCAGGTCTATCTCGGCTCGCTCTATGTGAACGACTTCAACAAGTTCGGCCGCACCTACTCGGTGCGGGCGCAGGCCGACGCGCCGTTCCGCGCCCGGCCGGAGGACATCGGCAAGCTGAAGGTGCGCTCGCTCTCGGGCGAGATGATCCCGCTCTCGGCGCTGCTGACGGTGGAGACCACTGCCGGGCCGGAGCGCGCCCAGCGCTATAACGGCTTCCTCACCGCCGACTTCAACGCCTCCCCCGCGCCCGGCTATTCCTCCGGCCAGGCGCAGGAAGCGGCGATGCGGATCGCCGCCGAGGTGCTTCCACCGGGCTTCGACTATGAATGGACCGATCTCACCTATCAGGAGATTCTCGCCGGCGATTCCTCGCTCATCGTCTTCCCGCTCGCCCTGCTGCTCGTCTTCCTGGTGCTGGCGGCGCAATATGAAAGCCTGACGCTACCCATCGCGATCATCCTGATCGTACCTATGGGCCTGCTGGCAGCGCTCTATGGCGTGTGGCTGGGCGGAGGCGACAACAACATCTTCACCCAGATCGGCCTCGTCGTGCTGGTCGGCCTGTCGGCGAAGAACGCGATCCTGATCGTCGAATTCGCCCGCGAGCTGGAATTCATGGGCCGCAACCCGGTGGAGGCGGCGATCGAGGCCAGCCGCCTGCGCCTGCGGCCGATCCTCATGACCTCCTTCGCCTTCATCATGGGCGTGCTGCCGCTGGTTCTCTCCACCGGCGCCGGCGCCGAGATGCGCCATGCCATGGGCATCGCCGTGTTCGCCGGCATGATCGGCGTCACCTTCTTCGGGCTGTTCCTCACGCCCGTCTTCTACGTGCTACTGCGGCGCCTGGCGGGCAACCGCCCGCTGCGGCAGCACGGCGAGGCCCATATCGCGCCGCTTGCGGCCGAGTGA
- a CDS encoding (2Fe-2S) ferredoxin domain-containing protein → MKPIKADWTDVVLVCRKCAKKLDGGFGPDSDETLPKALRAAIAEREGGKPMKKPRRKGAGVAVIEVPCLDICPKNAVIVIPARRPGRWLSVARGTDLDALLDDIAPRRDED, encoded by the coding sequence ATGAAGCCGATCAAAGCCGACTGGACCGATGTGGTCCTCGTCTGCCGCAAATGCGCGAAGAAGCTCGATGGCGGCTTCGGCCCCGATTCTGACGAGACCCTGCCCAAGGCGCTGCGTGCCGCCATCGCCGAGCGCGAGGGCGGCAAGCCGATGAAGAAGCCGCGCCGCAAGGGCGCAGGGGTAGCGGTCATCGAGGTGCCCTGCCTCGACATCTGCCCGAAGAACGCCGTCATCGTCATTCCCGCCCGCAGGCCCGGGCGCTGGCTCAGCGTTGCGCGTGGGACCGATCTCGACGCGCTGCTGGACGACATCGCCCCGAGGCGCGACGAGGACTGA
- a CDS encoding FUSC family protein, producing the protein MAEGGGGISDIDRQAFATATGVVAAVYIALLMGLDEPYWAALSVMIIANVDRDALFTKGVLRVLGTFIGVIGGYYIGQWAEGYNLMQLALVTIAAAVGTYGRQRSAYGYAWFYGGLTFALVMLYTMTQPAQLYGFAHYRCFEIVIGVVCGTLSSWALGPRAGELHARLKAQAAATTALNAERQSFIAGLGAFTIIIVWSLFDLPQLPQVLISSLIVVDSDPLATRHRGFQRILGCILGGAAALVIILIDAVHVWWWASMLFLGVFSFARIHLGKSSQAYIGTQCAIAYLVTLVSASPPDSLAPPIERLVGIVIGVSLMTVLVWAFNPPTKADASSQAPPDTPANKPA; encoded by the coding sequence ATGGCAGAGGGCGGCGGCGGGATCAGCGATATTGACCGGCAGGCCTTCGCCACCGCCACCGGCGTGGTGGCGGCCGTCTATATCGCCCTGCTGATGGGGCTGGACGAGCCCTATTGGGCCGCGCTCAGCGTGATGATCATCGCCAATGTCGACCGCGACGCCCTGTTCACCAAGGGTGTGCTGCGGGTGCTCGGCACCTTCATCGGGGTGATTGGCGGCTACTATATCGGCCAGTGGGCGGAGGGTTACAACCTCATGCAGCTGGCGCTGGTGACCATCGCCGCAGCGGTGGGCACCTATGGCCGCCAGCGTAGCGCCTATGGCTATGCCTGGTTCTATGGCGGGCTCACCTTCGCGCTGGTCATGCTCTACACCATGACCCAGCCGGCGCAGCTTTACGGCTTCGCGCATTACCGCTGCTTCGAGATCGTCATCGGCGTGGTGTGCGGCACGCTGTCGAGCTGGGCGCTGGGGCCGCGGGCGGGCGAGCTGCATGCGCGGCTGAAGGCGCAGGCGGCGGCTACCACCGCGCTCAATGCCGAGCGCCAGTCATTCATCGCCGGGCTCGGCGCCTTCACAATCATCATCGTCTGGTCGCTGTTCGATCTGCCGCAACTGCCGCAGGTGCTGATTTCCAGCCTCATCGTCGTCGACAGCGACCCGCTGGCGACGCGCCATCGCGGTTTCCAGCGCATTCTGGGCTGCATTCTCGGCGGGGCCGCGGCGCTGGTCATCATCCTGATCGACGCGGTGCATGTGTGGTGGTGGGCGTCGATGCTGTTTCTCGGCGTGTTCTCCTTCGCCCGCATCCACCTGGGCAAATCCAGCCAGGCCTATATCGGCACCCAATGCGCCATCGCCTATCTGGTAACACTGGTCAGCGCCTCGCCGCCCGACAGCCTCGCTCCGCCGATCGAGCGGCTGGTCGGCATCGTCATCGGGGTGAGCCTGATGACCGTGCTGGTCTGGGCGTTCAACCCGCCGACCAAGGCGGATGCGTCGTCGCAGGCGCCTCCGGACACGCCCGCGAACAAACCGGCCTGA
- a CDS encoding HlyD family secretion protein encodes MLSRLIRHPVSLIIGVILGLFAAYETSVRFLAYTGDAYVMSDIIVLSAQVEGPVSRLAVQNNQSVTADQLLFEIERTPYTLKLQETQAALATARANLELAQDEVNAAKAAVISAQAVQTNAEDQLTRIKTLEKEGYSPEATLDVATRDVATANANVTAAGAQLAVAARRVSVAQAAIESAAAAVAKAQYDLSKTMINAPDAGRVAPFVTRVGDYLRPGSEVMAIVTDKRRRVVANVSERHLARIRVGQRALLTLGSDPWVLHWGRVSGIAGGVARSPDNPQVIPYVEPTTDWVRLPRRFPIEVTLDAWPEGLGLFNGADARVLIWF; translated from the coding sequence ATGCTGAGCCGTCTTATTCGCCACCCCGTATCGCTGATCATTGGGGTGATTCTCGGCTTGTTCGCGGCTTATGAGACCAGCGTGCGCTTCCTCGCCTATACCGGCGATGCCTATGTGATGAGCGACATCATCGTGCTCTCCGCCCAGGTGGAGGGGCCGGTGTCGCGGCTGGCGGTGCAGAACAACCAGAGCGTCACCGCCGACCAGCTGCTGTTCGAGATCGAGCGCACGCCCTATACCCTGAAGCTGCAGGAAACGCAGGCAGCGCTGGCCACCGCCCGCGCCAATCTCGAACTGGCTCAGGACGAGGTGAACGCGGCCAAGGCCGCCGTCATCTCCGCGCAGGCGGTGCAGACCAATGCCGAAGACCAGCTGACGCGCATCAAGACCCTGGAGAAGGAGGGCTATTCGCCCGAGGCGACGCTCGATGTCGCCACCCGCGATGTCGCCACCGCGAACGCGAATGTGACGGCCGCCGGGGCGCAGCTCGCGGTGGCGGCGCGGCGCGTGTCGGTGGCGCAGGCCGCCATCGAATCCGCCGCCGCCGCGGTGGCGAAGGCGCAGTACGATCTCTCCAAAACCATGATCAACGCCCCCGATGCCGGCCGCGTCGCGCCCTTCGTCACCCGCGTGGGCGATTATCTTCGCCCGGGCAGCGAGGTGATGGCGATCGTCACCGACAAGCGCCGCCGGGTGGTGGCGAATGTGAGCGAGCGCCATCTCGCCCGCATCCGGGTTGGCCAGCGGGCGCTGCTGACGCTGGGTTCAGACCCGTGGGTGCTGCATTGGGGACGGGTCAGCGGCATTGCCGGCGGCGTCGCCCGCTCGCCCGACAACCCACAGGTCATTCCCTATGTCGAGCCGACCACGGACTGGGTGCGGCTGCCCCGGCGCTTTCCCATCGAGGTAACGCTGGACGCCTGGCCCGAGGGGCTCGGACTGTTCAACGGCGCCGACGCCCGCGTGCTGATCTGGTTCTGA
- a CDS encoding aminotransferase class V-fold PLP-dependent enzyme: protein MAFDVAMFRSETPGVAHRVHLNNAGAGLMPQPVLDAVIGHLRREAEIGGYEAASEAAQTLDGVYDSVARLLGAEREEIALAENATVAWQLAFYAIPFQPGDRILTARAEYAANYVAFLQVAKRTGAVIEVVPDDGDGMLDPEALERMIDGRVRLIAITWVPTNGGLRNPAAAVGEIARRHGVTYLLDACQAVGQMPTRVDQLGCDVLTATGRKFLRGPRGTGFLYMRRDLMRRLEPPMLDHFAAPWVAPDRYELRPDARRFETWENNYAARMGLGRAVDYALEIGLDRIEARCRALSARLRDGLRALSAVTVHDLGRDPAAIVTFSVKNRDAAGVQQKLALAGINVSVSSPSSTLLDAKARGLPPLVRASPHYYNTEDEVDRLVSVVSAQVS, encoded by the coding sequence ATGGCCTTCGATGTCGCAATGTTCAGGTCGGAGACGCCCGGGGTGGCTCACCGCGTCCACCTCAACAATGCCGGCGCCGGGCTGATGCCGCAGCCCGTGCTCGATGCCGTCATCGGCCACCTTCGCCGCGAAGCCGAGATCGGGGGGTACGAAGCCGCCAGCGAGGCAGCCCAGACGCTCGACGGCGTCTATGACAGTGTGGCGCGTTTGCTCGGGGCCGAGCGGGAAGAGATCGCGCTGGCCGAGAACGCGACGGTCGCGTGGCAACTGGCCTTCTACGCCATCCCCTTCCAGCCCGGGGACCGTATCCTCACGGCGCGGGCGGAATATGCCGCGAATTACGTCGCGTTTCTTCAGGTCGCCAAGCGAACCGGGGCGGTGATCGAGGTCGTTCCCGACGACGGGGACGGCATGCTCGACCCTGAAGCCCTCGAACGCATGATCGACGGTCGCGTCAGGCTGATCGCCATCACCTGGGTGCCGACGAATGGCGGCCTGCGCAATCCTGCGGCCGCAGTGGGTGAGATCGCGCGCCGGCACGGCGTGACCTATCTGCTCGATGCATGCCAGGCGGTCGGGCAGATGCCGACGCGCGTCGATCAACTCGGCTGCGACGTGTTGACCGCAACGGGCCGCAAATTCCTGCGCGGACCGCGCGGCACCGGCTTTCTCTACATGAGGCGGGATCTGATGCGTCGCCTGGAGCCGCCGATGCTGGACCATTTCGCGGCGCCATGGGTCGCCCCGGACCGCTACGAACTGCGTCCGGACGCACGCCGCTTCGAGACCTGGGAGAACAATTATGCGGCGAGGATGGGTCTCGGCCGTGCCGTGGACTATGCGCTGGAGATCGGTCTCGATCGGATCGAGGCGCGCTGCCGCGCTCTGTCCGCGCGCTTGCGCGACGGCCTGCGGGCCTTGTCCGCTGTCACGGTGCACGATCTCGGGCGCGATCCGGCGGCCATCGTGACGTTCTCGGTCAAGAACCGCGACGCGGCAGGCGTGCAGCAGAAGCTCGCCCTTGCGGGCATCAATGTGAGCGTCTCCTCGCCCTCCAGCACGCTTCTGGACGCGAAAGCCCGCGGGCTTCCTCCGCTCGTGCGAGCGTCTCCGCACTACTACAACACCGAAGACGAAGTCGATCGTCTGGTGTCGGTCGTGAGCGCGCAGGTGTCCTAA
- a CDS encoding mechanosensitive ion channel family protein: MPLRAFSRLLLALSLLLTPLLAGPLAAQTAGASTAVGAPPAASPVPEGRTSDLRALLDTLSDEAARARFLAQLRALVDSEAGAATAPAAVEEPAPGRDDWLSGATQSLGAFSGSVLSLVGEIEQLPAQAEQLFSDLSDPLVLERVGWAVTMIIAVLAAALLAEYIAKRLLAGLRRAIEARPTRGLFMRALLLALRTLIDIVPIAAFAAAAFGVLALVELNFIVRLAVVTVINANVLARLILVGARAALTPDAPQMRLFPLDHESAAYGYLWVRRFTYTLVYGHFLLRAAWVLGLALPTYRFFGNLLGLFVAGMAVVFVLQIRGGVARRLRRLGARESRMARLRNAVADFWHVLAIAYVIAGFMVWTLDVDGGFAFLARATLLSLLTLALASLVIALMLRAFERVFKLNAEMRTRYPLLEARANRYLPALRSAMQGLVMLVAALVLLEIWGARPFERLASEAGRLAVGRLISIGVVVLVGLVLWEISTAFAERLRAANPNSTRLKTLLPFLQNAFRVVLLTIGSLILLSEIGINIAPLLAGAGVLGLAIGFGAQTLVKDVITGVFILMEDTISVGDVVEVGAHAGLVEKITIRTVHMRDFDGNVHSIPFGEVQTVKNMSKDFAYAVVDVRIAYRESIDEALALMAEVAADMAATGPLAETIIEPFEVVGVEALDPSHIQLRGRFKTRPLGQWNVRREFYRRIKAAFDVRGIEMPYPHQTVYLGTDKKGMAPPLRVVNQNAEQLAPPVRSRRAAARAASTPGPVIEEHPGARERSEEDEEPVLPAIEERRH, from the coding sequence ATGCCGCTGCGTGCTTTCAGCCGCCTGCTCCTCGCCCTCTCCCTTCTCCTCACCCCGCTCCTCGCCGGCCCGCTGGCGGCCCAGACCGCCGGTGCCTCCACCGCCGTCGGGGCCCCGCCCGCCGCCTCCCCGGTGCCGGAGGGCCGCACCAGCGATCTCAGGGCGCTGCTCGATACGCTGAGCGACGAGGCCGCCCGCGCCCGTTTCCTCGCGCAGCTGCGGGCGCTTGTGGACAGTGAGGCCGGCGCGGCGACAGCACCGGCGGCCGTCGAGGAGCCTGCCCCCGGCCGCGACGACTGGCTTTCCGGCGCCACCCAGTCTCTCGGCGCCTTCTCAGGCTCGGTGCTCTCGCTGGTTGGCGAGATCGAGCAATTGCCGGCGCAGGCGGAGCAGCTGTTCAGCGACCTCTCGGATCCGCTGGTACTGGAGCGCGTCGGCTGGGCGGTGACGATGATCATCGCCGTGCTCGCCGCCGCCCTGCTGGCGGAATACATCGCCAAGCGCCTGCTCGCCGGGCTGAGGCGGGCGATCGAGGCCCGGCCGACGCGCGGCCTGTTCATGCGCGCGTTGCTGCTGGCGCTGCGTACGCTCATCGACATCGTGCCCATCGCCGCCTTCGCGGCGGCGGCCTTTGGTGTGCTGGCGCTGGTGGAGCTGAATTTCATCGTCCGCCTCGCCGTCGTTACCGTGATCAACGCCAATGTTCTGGCGCGGCTTATCCTGGTCGGCGCGCGGGCGGCGCTGACGCCGGACGCGCCGCAGATGCGTCTGTTTCCGCTCGACCACGAGAGTGCGGCCTATGGCTATCTCTGGGTCCGCCGCTTCACCTATACGCTGGTCTACGGCCATTTTCTGCTGCGCGCCGCCTGGGTGCTGGGCCTCGCTCTGCCCACCTACCGCTTCTTCGGCAATCTGCTCGGCCTGTTCGTCGCCGGCATGGCCGTGGTGTTCGTGCTGCAGATAAGGGGCGGGGTGGCGCGGCGGCTGCGGCGGCTCGGCGCGCGCGAGAGCCGGATGGCGCGGCTGCGCAACGCCGTCGCCGATTTCTGGCACGTCCTCGCCATCGCCTATGTCATCGCCGGTTTTATGGTGTGGACGCTCGATGTCGATGGCGGTTTTGCCTTCCTCGCCCGCGCCACGCTGCTCTCGCTGCTCACCCTCGCCCTGGCGTCGCTCGTCATCGCGCTGATGCTGCGGGCCTTCGAGCGGGTGTTCAAGCTCAATGCCGAGATGCGCACCCGCTACCCCTTGCTGGAGGCGCGCGCCAACCGCTATCTGCCAGCGCTGCGCAGCGCCATGCAGGGGTTGGTGATGCTGGTCGCGGCGCTGGTGCTGCTGGAAATCTGGGGCGCGCGCCCGTTCGAGCGGCTCGCCTCGGAGGCCGGGCGGCTGGCGGTGGGGCGGCTCATCTCCATCGGCGTGGTGGTGCTGGTCGGCCTCGTGCTGTGGGAAATCTCCACCGCCTTCGCCGAGCGGCTGCGGGCGGCCAACCCCAATTCCACCCGGCTGAAGACGCTGCTGCCGTTTCTGCAGAACGCTTTCCGCGTGGTGCTGCTCACCATTGGCAGCCTGATCCTGCTGTCGGAGATCGGCATCAACATCGCGCCGCTGCTGGCCGGCGCCGGCGTGCTGGGCCTTGCCATCGGCTTCGGGGCGCAGACGCTGGTGAAGGATGTGATCACCGGCGTCTTCATCCTGATGGAGGACACCATCTCCGTGGGTGATGTGGTCGAGGTCGGCGCCCATGCCGGGCTGGTGGAGAAGATCACCATCCGTACCGTCCATATGCGCGACTTCGACGGCAATGTGCACTCCATCCCCTTCGGCGAGGTGCAGACGGTCAAGAACATGTCGAAGGACTTCGCCTATGCGGTGGTCGATGTGCGCATCGCCTATCGCGAGAGCATCGATGAGGCGCTGGCGCTGATGGCGGAAGTCGCGGCCGATATGGCGGCGACCGGACCGCTGGCGGAAACCATCATCGAGCCGTTCGAGGTGGTCGGCGTCGAGGCGCTGGACCCCTCGCACATTCAGCTGCGCGGCCGCTTCAAGACCCGTCCGCTCGGCCAGTGGAATGTGCGGCGCGAGTTCTACCGCCGCATCAAGGCCGCCTTCGATGTGCGCGGCATCGAGATGCCTTATCCGCATCAGACAGTCTATCTCGGCACCGACAAGAAGGGCATGGCCCCGCCGCTGCGGGTGGTGAACCAGAACGCGGAGCAACTCGCCCCGCCCGTGCGCTCACGTCGCGCCGCCGCGCGCGCTGCCAGCACCCCGGGCCCGGTGATCGAGGAGCACCCCGGCGCACGCGAACGCAGCGAGGAGGATGAGGAGCCGGTGCTGCCGGCCATCGAGGAGCGGAGGCATTAG